Within Anolis sagrei isolate rAnoSag1 chromosome 3, rAnoSag1.mat, whole genome shotgun sequence, the genomic segment ccccattctgccaagaagcaggaatagtgcattcaaagcacccctgacagatggccatccagcctcatagaatcaaagagttggaagagacctcctgggccatcatccagtccaaccccatcctgccaagaagcaggaatattgcattcaaagcacccctgacagatggccaaccagcctctgtttcaaagcttccaaagaaggagcctccaccacactccctccggggcagagagttccactgctgaacagctcccacagtcaggaagttcttcctcatgttcaggtggaatctcctctcttgcggtttgaagccattgttcccttgcgtcctagtctccaaggaagcagaaaacaagcttgctccctcctcctccctctggcttcctctcacatatttatacatggctatcatatctcctctcagccttctcttcttcaggctaaacatgcccagctctttaagctgctcctcatagggttgttctccagacccttgatcgccctcctctggacacattccagcttagagtcaatatctctcttgaattgtggtgcccagaactggacacaatattccaggtgtggtctaaccaaaacagaatagaggggtagcattacttccttagatctagacactaggctcctattgatgcctgaggccaaaatcccattggctttttttgccgccacatcacattcctggctcatgtttaacttgttgtccacgaggactccaggatctttttcacacgtactgctctcgagccaggcctcatcgtcccccattctgtatctttgcatttcgtttttcctgccaaagtggagtatcttgcatttgtcactgttgaacttcattttgttagttttggcccttcatctctctaatctgtcaagatcgttttgaaacattggtcttcctctgtcggtgatccggaagctcaagttggtacaaaatgcagctgctcagcttcttgcgggaattccgatgagatgccacatcaccccaatcttcctgcagctgcattggttgccaattgagcaccggatcactttcaaagggatgggactcaccttgaaggccttgcatggtctggggccgatgtacctgagggaccgcctcaccccctcccaaccccagagatacctccgttctgaggaccaagatctattggaaattcccgtgtcaagaccttgcgtctaacagcaaccaggcgcagagccttcacagcagtggcgccatcactctggaacactctgccacttgaagtccgtgccttgcgggacttatcagctttctgcagggcatggaagacatacctgtttcgacaggcctttgatctttgatattgctgtttttaaattgttttaaattgtttttaaattgtgttagattttaacctgttcttgtaagctgctccgagccccaggggagtggcggaaTATAAGTtcgaattataaataaataaaaatttgggggggggggtctctgtgCCCCTTGGTGCCATGTTTGTGTTCTTTGCCCACTCACTCTGTGCGTTTCTTGCTCCTTAGGTGAATGGCACGGATGCAGACTATGAGTATGACGAGATCACTCTGGAGCGGGTGAGTGAGTGGCCACACACATCCTTTGGGAACTGGGCTGGGAGCTAGTCTGGGGGTGGGCCTTCCCTTTGCCAGCCTGCCTGATGGgccagcccccccctccccagatgCACCCCTCCCTCCCATTCTGGCCATCTTTGGGGAGGGATCACCAAAGGGAGGGGCGCTCCAGAGTGCCTTGACTGAGGAGGCCagaggcttcccccccccccccctcaaaaaatatCAAGGGCTATTCTGCAGCCCGTGGGGAAGAGTTGGTTGGAGTGAAACCTTTGcatgctcagcattattatttttttaatttaattaatacatttggcccagccataggtttttaagcgttgtcgtactattgttaatgtttactgcttgtttgttgtttatgagtttcattttattgttttgtattgctgttattgttgttttggctGATGtcttgtgggctcggcctcatgtaagccgcaccgagtcccttggggaggtgggagtggggtacaaataaggtgttattattattatattattattattatattattatttcccagTGTCTTGTTTGTTGAATGCCTTGGGTCAGAGTATCAATTGAATAACTAAAGCCAAGCCATGAGAAGTTCCCCTGGAAAGCAGCgcagccaaccccccccccccccaaaggcaaAAAAGGGGGCAGGCCGTGGCATATCTCCTGGGGCAGGTCTCTTTGGAATCCCCATAGCCTTTGGGAGGAAAATGGCATTCCCAACCATTTGGAAATCATACCCTTTTGTAGAAGGATGACCTCCCAGAAAAGCCCTTTGAGTGAATCTTTTCTCCGAAGGGATACGTCCACAcgtacttatgcaaggcaatgtGGCTTTCATTTGTTGATCACTTAGTTGTCTCTGATCTGCTAGGAACAGAGATTGTGCCAATGCACcaaatatagcagttcttcaaaggtgttttttttcagtgcccaaaaatatctcctctcccatatttatttttatttttcgtgccaggagcgacttgggagaagctgcaagtcgcttctggtgtgagagcattggggACAGCCGGGTGATGGATGATTGACCATCTCTGTgtgaggctcctctcatgtctctgcatgggaagctggagctgacagagggagctctccccggatttgaacctccaatctgttggtctttttcgtgccaggagcgacttgagaagctgcaagtcgcttctggtgtgagagcattggggACAGCCGGGTGATGGACGATTGACCATCCCTGTgcgaggctcctctcatgtctctgcatgggaagctggagctgacagagggagctctccccggatttgaacctccaatctgttggtctttttcgtgccaggagcgacttgagaagctgcaagtcgcttctggtgtgagagcattggggACAGCCGGGTGATGGATGATTGACCATCTCTGTgtgaggctcctctcatgtctctgcatgggaagctggagctgacagagggagctctccccggatttgaacctccaatctgttggtctttttcgtgccaggagcgacttgagaagctgcaagtcgcttctggtgtgagagcattggggACAGCCGGGTGATGGATGATTGACCATCTCTGTgtgaggctcctctcatgtctctgcatgggaagctggagctgacagagggaactctccccagattcgaacctccaatctgttggttttgcaagggtttaactcattgcgccacctggggctccctTAAAACCTCTTGTTTCTATATTattctctcaagagacaaaaataaagtagatttTGCCAAAAGTgacatatctggtttactcacaaccttcatgtattcagcgtACAAGGACATAACTTGTCCATCCAGTTACAAATAAGATGTGAAGTGGAAaagcacagggcatctttctaACAGTCAACAGCAGCATGCGTTggctcttaacagtccaaaggcACCCGATGGAGtctgagcagtcccagatctgattgTGTGTTCTGCGGCCCCTCCACAACCTCAGGAAACATAGactaaagggaaagctgcataccaaaacatagaGACACAATACAAACAGAATCCTATACAAACGAGTCACtagagtggaggcttgaagaagaagGTTGCCATGTCCCACTCCAAGAGGCAGAAGGCCTTTGGGTGATTCCCCACAGAGCCTCCTGAGTGGCGGTGCTGTGGAGGACCTGTGGGAGGGAGCGCTGCCTGCCCCACAGAGGAGTCACCCCTCAGGGCTTTTCTGCTCTTCCCAGGGCAATTCGGGGCTGGGCTTCAGCATCGCAGGCGGGACGGACAACCCTCACATTGAGGACGACTCCAGCATCTTCATCACCAAGATCATCCCTGGAGGGGCGGCCGCTCAGGATGGTCGGCTGCGGTACGTGGGGGGCCGAAACGCCTCTCCTGCCCTTGTTTTGGCAGCTGCTTCTGTATTGCCTCCTGGTCCTGGCTTTGGCCCTGAGGGCCCCTGgtctggggtgggggtggaagtGGCCCTTGCCCTCTCTGGGAGCCCCCCCAATGCTCCTGAATCCCAGGACAGCCTTGCTCAGATGGGGTGGGGGAGGCAAGGACAAGGATGGAGGAAGCGGTCGCTGTCACCAGGCTGGGAGCGCGATCCTGACGGGCTTTGGTCTGTGGGCCGCAGGGTGAGCGACTGCATCTTGCGCGTCAACGAGGTGGACGTCCGGGACGTGACGCACAGCAAAGCCGTGGAGGCCCTGAAGGAGGCCGGCTCCATGGTGCGCCTGCACATCAAGCGGCGGAAGCAAGTCACGGAGAAGATCGTGGAGATCAAGCTGGTCAAGGGCCCCAAAGGTGGGTGGGCAGGCAAGGAGGGCGCCTGGGGGGCCCAGGGCAGAACGGCCTTCCTCGGAGGAAAACTTGCTTTCTCCCTCAGGGGATcgcacccccaccccaccccgcacCCCAGCCATACCGTGCTGAGTTCCGTACTCTGCCACCAGTGCCCTTTCCCTGCAGTCCATGCCTGGTCCTTGCCCCCAAAACCCTCCACCAGGTGCCACTCTGTCCATTGGTCTGCTTTCCGGGCCCTTGCCTCCTCAGTTGCCCCTGATGGAGCCCCACCAGGCCAGTTGGGGAAGGGGCTGCTGATGAccgtccccctccccccccccccccccatacaggcCTCGGGTTCAGCATTGCCGGCGGGGTCGGGAACCAGCACATTCCTGGAGACAACAGCATCTACGTCACCAAAATCATCGAAGGTGGTGCAGCGCACAAGGACGGCAGGCTCCAGATCGGAGACAAGCTCATGGCCGTGAGTAGGCTGCCCCTCTGCCcttggcccttccttccttcctttttggggagggggagagaacccACCCTGGCTGGTGTGGCATCCACCTTGGTTGGGGCCCCTCGGTCCTTCACATGTGGCTCCTCTTGGGGTGGCACCATTGTCCTCCTGGGCTTCAGCAAAGAccaatctccttccttccttccttccttccttccttccttccttccttccaggtgaACACAGTCTGCTTGGAGGAAGTGACCCACGAAGAGGCCGTGACGGCCCTCAAGAACACCTCCGACCTGGTCTACCTGAAGGTCGCCAAGCCCACCAGCATGTTCATGAACGACAGCTACGCCCAGCCCGCGGACCTCGCCAACTGTGAGTCCGCCCCCTTCGCCCCTCCTGAGACACCCCCACCCCATGGCCTGGCCAAGAATAGGACCGTGGGTCCCCGTCTGCTTGGCGACGCCCAGCCAGGGAAGGGGCGGGGGCAAAGGTGGCCGGGGAGGGAGGGGCAAAGGGGAAGGGCGCAGCCGGTGGGAGGTGGAGcctggagggggggggctgaggggctgTCCACCAAAGCCAAGGCACACTGAGAGGCACGCGTTGCATCTCTCGAGGGCTCCGTCCTGTGAGCGAATGCCAATGCCGCCTTCCCTTAATGCCGGGATGTTATTCTCGATGATCTATGATGTGCTTATTAAGGATTATGTGGCAGAGAGATTAATGCGCTCAGGCTGCCTTTTGCACATAGCATGATGCCTCCTACTTACTCGAGCAACAGCTTGAACTGTAGGACAACCTGAAAGTCATTTGTCgtcaatatggggggggggggcgcccctCAGAAATGTGAAATGTGGGGGCCATGTTCTCCAGGAGCCCCTTGTCAGAGATTGACGATGCCTagcggaaggaatgctagatcaaacAGACACTGAGTTGCCaataaggactctgcaagctttgagttacaaaagaaaactaagttttactaagcacaCACAGCAAACACATCTTACTTCAGCGAGCGACATTCAGGAAGAGAACTAGTCAAGACCGAAATCCAAAACccttcttcacatctgcttatcttctcttgcttgAAGCTGGCAACTCCCTTCAGTTTCTCACCAGAACAAAGCTTATCTTACTTTCTCAAGTTCACTTCATCACAGCCTCAACCCTAAACATTTCTGCACAGCATTTTCCATTCATAGGGGCATCCTTatttgcaatacatagaagcacattgaaaacacatacataactcaaTAAATCCTGACACCCCTTCCTCTTTGCAAGGGGCATCAGCCAAGGTGTAATAACTCCCCCTGCacccccttctccctcctcctcttcctcctcctccgcagcGTACTGCCAGCCCATGGACAACAACCACGTTGGGCCCCCCTCGGGCTTCCTGGGCCAGACCCCTCCGCCAGCGCCCTCGCCCTCGCCCGGGAGGTACTCTCCGACCCCCAAGGGCATGCTGGGAGACGACGAGGTCACCAGGTAGGGAGGAGCCAGCCCCACCGAGGgagggaattggggggggggcgggaatGGGGGGACGCAGCCAGCctgggggtttatttatttatttacggcatttatatgccgcccttctcaccccgaaggggactcagagcagcttacaatatatattttcatacaatatattatattatgagcatagtacaatatcaatatatattactatattgcactataccattatattgtaatattagtaatattacatgtaatgtaaatttataattataatattgaattattgttactagtattatattgtattacattataatattataaatatcatatgtatatacaatatactatattatattattagtaaagacaattTGTGTGCCGCCAGGGAAGAAGGAGGCGGTGCAGCTGGGCCCGGGCCCCACAGCCCACTTGGGGCCAGTCATGGCTCCCAGTTCCGATCTTCCCTCACT encodes:
- the LOC132781577 gene encoding disks large homolog 1-like; protein product: MPVRRQDAERAVRLLEGYRSGLGGGAEDRQQLRGSLERVIGVFRSTLFRALLDIQEFYEATLLENPKTVGRPRPLESAPPLAAWDLSPAPLPATPLGPRPTTPTQEHPAQTPTPPAAQKFRSQEEESAPSLAPSSSSTHPAPSEGTAAPELVQVSEKSLSQVENIHGLVSHAHISPIKANPPPLLVNADSSETPTYVNGTDADYEYDEITLERGNSGLGFSIAGGTDNPHIEDDSSIFITKIIPGGAAAQDGRLRVSDCILRVNEVDVRDVTHSKAVEALKEAGSMVRLHIKRRKQVTEKIVEIKLVKGPKGLGFSIAGGVGNQHIPGDNSIYVTKIIEGGAAHKDGRLQIGDKLMAVNTVCLEEVTHEEAVTALKNTSDLVYLKVAKPTSMFMNDSYAQPADLANSYCQPMDNNHVGPPSGFLGQTPPPAPSPSPGRYSPTPKGMLGDDEVTREPRRLVLQRGSTGLGFNIVGGEDGEGIFVSFILAGGPADLSGELLHS